In one Candidatus Rokuibacteriota bacterium genomic region, the following are encoded:
- a CDS encoding 30S ribosomal protein S18 codes for MDKVSLIDYKDVRRLRTFVTERGKIIPRRISGSCARHQRQLTHAIKRARTMALLPYASE; via the coding sequence ATGGACAAGGTGAGCCTGATCGATTACAAGGACGTCCGGCGCCTGAGGACCTTCGTGACCGAGCGCGGCAAGATCATTCCCCGGCGCATCTCGGGGAGTTGCGCCCGCCACCAGCGCCAGCTCACCCACGCCATCAAGCGGGCGCGGACGATGGCGCTCCTGCCGTACGCCTCCGAATAG
- a CDS encoding 50S ribosomal protein L9, producing MKVILLDDIPKLGRRGEVREVADGYARNYLLPQKLALVASAANLGNLEQIQKRQEAKAVHAKAEAEDRARIIETLTFSLTLQASEEGRLYGSVGVQDLIAFLAQHGVAVEKRRVGLEEPIKALGEYTIPIRLHPEVTARLRVTVSRA from the coding sequence ATGAAAGTCATCCTGCTGGACGACATCCCCAAGCTCGGCCGGCGGGGGGAGGTCCGAGAGGTCGCGGACGGTTACGCCCGGAACTACCTGCTGCCCCAGAAGCTCGCCCTCGTCGCCAGCGCCGCGAATCTGGGGAACCTCGAGCAGATCCAAAAGCGCCAGGAGGCCAAGGCGGTCCACGCGAAGGCCGAAGCCGAGGACCGCGCGCGCATCATCGAGACGCTGACGTTCTCGCTCACCCTCCAGGCGTCAGAGGAAGGACGCCTCTACGGCTCGGTGGGCGTCCAGGACCTGATCGCCTTCCTCGCCCAGCACGGCGTCGCCGTGGAGAAGCGCCGGGTGGGGCTCGAGGAGCCGATCAAGGCCCTGGGCGAGTACACGATCCCCATCAGGCTTCATCCTGAGGTCACCGCTCGGCTCAGGGTCACGGTCTCGCGCGCATAG
- the ssb gene encoding single-stranded DNA-binding protein, giving the protein MASLNKVFLIGNLTRPPELRYTPSGTPVADLRLAVNRNYTTQAGEKRQDTCFLTVVVWGKQAESCGEYLDKGSPILVEGRLQTRDWETKDGQRRNVMEVVADRVQFMGRPKGPGPAEAEVVEEQAEGTEEVPF; this is encoded by the coding sequence ATGGCGAGTCTCAACAAGGTGTTCCTCATCGGCAATCTCACCCGCCCCCCCGAGCTCCGCTACACGCCGAGCGGCACGCCGGTGGCCGACCTGCGCCTGGCGGTGAACCGGAACTACACCACCCAGGCCGGGGAGAAGCGCCAGGACACCTGTTTCCTCACGGTGGTCGTCTGGGGGAAGCAGGCCGAGAGCTGCGGGGAGTACCTGGACAAGGGGAGCCCTATCCTGGTGGAGGGTCGGCTCCAGACGCGCGACTGGGAGACGAAGGACGGGCAGCGGCGGAACGTGATGGAGGTGGTCGCCGACCGCGTGCAGTTCATGGGGCGCCCGAAGGGGCCGGGCCCCGCCGAGGCCGAGGTCGTCGAGGAACAGGCGGAGGGGACGGAGGAGGTCCCCTTCTGA